A part of Aspergillus oryzae RIB40 DNA, chromosome 7 genomic DNA contains:
- a CDS encoding PaaI family thioesterase (predicted protein), translating to MTALRFVRSVSLGVLSGYIGAGASLRVTAAKPGLVNFELDIQKEHTNRLNILHGGTIASMVDLGGSLAVASRGLFATGVSTDLNVTYLSSGGKVGDKILASAKRSHIHLSNSSIVKAKLLPAVVTPNILHSPGRTRRTSSRSLAGGSHEQKVLYGED from the exons ATGACGGCTTTGCGATTTGTTAGATCGGTGA GTCTGGGAGTCCTTTCGGGCTACATCGGGGCTGGAGCCTCG CTTCGTGTGACTGCCGCGAAGCCTGGTCTGGTGAACTTTGAGCTAGATATACAGAAAGAGCATACG AATCGTCTGAACATTCTCCATGGCGGTACTATTGCTAGCATGG TGGACCTTGGCGGTTCTCTAGCTGTCGCCTCGCGTGGTCTGTTTGCTACGGGAGTGTCGACCGATCTCAATG TGACGTATCTGAGCTCTGGAGGTAAAGTGGGAGATAAAATTTTGGCC TCGGCAAAACGCTCGCATATACATCTATCAAATTCATCAATAGTAAAGGCGAAATTGTTGCCCGCGGTAGTCACACCAA ATATATTGCACTCGCCTGGAAGGACCCGCAGAACATCGTCGAGGAGCTTGGCGGGCGGCAGTCATGAACAGAAAGTGTTATATGGTGAAGACTAA
- a CDS encoding 3-hydroxyacyl-CoA dehydrogenase family protein (3-hydroxyacyl-CoA dehydrogenase), whose amino-acid sequence MLSSSLRSLGRNGPSIASRAFSSSSSAYAAEVKSLGVIGAGQMGLGIALVAAQKAQVPVTLVDNSQASLDKGLKFADKLLDKDVSKERITREVADTVRSRITTSLKMDDLSSADFVIEAVPEIPDLKSSIFKQLAQIAPKHAILATNTSSISITKIAAATTTNPTDLQAPSRVISTHFMNPVPIQKGVEIISGLQTSQETIDTAIAFVQRMGKIASVSADSPGFLANRILMPYINEAIICLETGVGAREDIDNIMKNGTNVPMGPLTLADFIGLDTCLAIMNVLHQETGDSKYRPSGLLKRMVDAGWMGKKTGKGFYEY is encoded by the exons ATGCTGTCATCGTCCCTCCGGTCTCTCGGCCGCAACGGCCCTTCAATTGCCTCCCGCGCATTCAgcagttcctcctcggcttaTGCTGCCGAGGTTAAATCATTAGGAGTAATTGGAGCAGGTCAAATG GGTTTGGGAATCGCTCTTGTTGCTGCACAGAAGGCTCAAGTTCCTGTTACCTTAGTTGACAACTCCCAAGCATCTCTTGATAAGGGCCTCAAATTCGCCG ATAAACTCCTTGATAAGGATGTTTCCAAAGAACGTATTACCCGAGAGGTAGCCGATACCGTCCGCTCTCGCATCACAACTAGCCTGAAGATGGACGACCTTTCATCCGCGGACTTTGTTATTGAGGCTGTTCCAGAAATACCCGATCTCAAAAGCTCTATTTTCAAACAACTTGCTCAAATTGCACCCAAGCATGCCATTCTTGCAACCAATACCTCGTCAATCTCCATTACTAAGATTGCTGCGGCGACGACAACGAATCCGACAGAccttcaagctccttctcgAGTGATCTCGACGCATTTCATGAACCCAGTTCCTATACAGAAGGGCGTCGAGATTATCTCTGGTTTGCAAACGTCTCAAGAGACGATCGATACCGCTATCGCGTTTGTGCAGCGTATGGGCAAGATTGCTTCTGTCTCCGCTGACTCGCCCGGTTTCCTTGCTAATCGTATACTTATGCCTTACATCAACGAGGCAATCATCTGTCTTGAGACTGGAGTTGGTGCCCGCGAGGATATTGACAATATCATGAAGAATGGAACTAACGTTCCTATGGGACCTTTGACTTTGGCCGATTTCATTGGACTTGACACCTGTTTGGCTATCATGAATGTTTTGCATCAGGAAACTGGAGATAGCAAATACCGGCCATCCGGACTTTTGAAGAGAATGGTTGATGCCGGTTGGATGGGCAAGAAGACTGGAAAGGGCTTCTACGAATACTGA
- a CDS encoding TFIIH/NER complex subunit TFB2 (RNA polymerase II transcription initiation/nucleotide excision repair factor TFIIH, subunit TFB2), protein MAMAVAPSRPFDYLESLPGTTFYKLYQQPSTALAIFRRMLPDLAKCFVMALLYLKDPLPATDLEAWVKAESLKERDNALSILGRLHILSNTVITDNVRAYKVTDPFASSLRQALTGAEKTQSFGVLWHISDGAAVSIAELDEYARRQWEGVLGYMVGTSGLGIQRDANLSKGVKQLLQAGHLVEIRDRRVEITQDGFAFVLQDVSTQVWHILMLYVESADAIGMSSVEVLSFVFLLSSLELGKAYDKKHLTSNQLRTLTDLADFGIVYQDSPDASHFYPTRLATTLTSDSSALSNPISGSLSGPSGTGSNKAGSGFIIVETNYRLYAYTSSPLQISLIALFTTLKYRFPNLITGKITRQSVRRAIEMGITADQIISYLATHAHPQMRKHNVSRSTSNQAGIPPSVLPPTVTDQIRLWQLERDRVKATPGFLFKDFVSLAEYEAPCRYAEEIGVLVWKSDRKRMFFVTRHEQVAAFLRSRK, encoded by the exons ATGGCCATGGCTGTCGCTCCCTCCCGTCCATTTGATTATCTGGAAAGCCTGCCTGGAACGACTTTCTACAAGCTCTACCAGCAGCCATCTACCGCCCTCGCCATCTTCAGGCGCATGTTACCTGACCTAG CAAAATGTTTCGTCATGGCGCTTCTATATCTTAAAGACCCTCTCCCAGCAACAGATCTGGAGGCCTGGGTCAAGGCAGAAAGCTTGAA GGAGCGAGATAATGCATTGTCAATACTGGGTCGACTCCATATTCTATCCAACACCGTGATCACAGATAACGTTCGTGCGTACAAAGTCACCGATCCGTTTGCCTCATCGCTCCGTCAGGCTCTGACGGGCGCTGAAAAGACGCAGTCCTTTGGTGTACTCTGGCATATATCAGATGGAGCAGCCGTTTCCATAGCTGAACTGGACGAGTACGCCCGGCGTCAGTGGGAGGGGGTATTGGGATACATGGTCGGAACCAGCGGACTTGGTATTCAGCGCGATGCAAACCTGAGCAAAGGCGTGAAGCAACTTTTGCAGGCTGGGCATCTTGTCGAAATCCGGGATCGTCGCGTGGAGATCACACAAGATGGATTCGCTTTTGTTCTACAGGATGTCAGCACCCAAGTTTGGCACATCCTTATGCTCTATGTTGAAAGCGCGGACGCAATCGGAATGAGCAGTGTGGAGGTCCTCTCGTTCGTTTTCTTGCTGAGCAGCTTGGAGCTTGGAAAAGCATACGATAAGAAGCACCTGACATCAAACCAACTCCGTACTCTGACGGACCTGGCGGATTTTGGCATTGTCTACCAAGATTCCCCGGATGCCAGTCATTTCTACCCCACTCGCCTCGCCACTACTCTTACCTCCGACTCCAGCGCTTTGAGCAACCCCATTTCAGGTTCCCTCTCCGGTCCCTCTGGCACAGGCTCAAACAAGGCGGGATCTggattcatcatcgtcgaaaCAAACTACCGACTGTATGCATATACCTCTTCGCCGTTGCAGATCTCTCTTATTGCACTTTTCACTACACTTAAATACCGCTTTCCCAACCTGATCACCGGCAAAATTACCCGCCAGTCGGTGCGCCGCGCCATAGAGATGGGTATCACTGCCGACCAAATTATCTCGTATCTGGCTACCCACGCTCACCCTCAGATGCGCAAACATAATGTCTCCCGATCTACGTCTAATCAGGCCGGAATACCGCCATCCGTTCTGCCCCCGACTGTCACTGATCAGATTCGGCTTTGGCAACTGGAACGAGATCGCGTCAAAGCAACCCCTGGCTTTTTGTTCAAGGACTTCGTTAGCTTGGCAGAATATGAGGCTCCATGTCGGTACGCTGAAGAGATCGGGGTTCTCGTCTGGAAATCAGATCGAAAGCGGATGTTCTTTGTAACGAGGCATGAGCAAGTTGCAGCTTTCTTGAGGAGTAGGAAATAG
- the tof1 gene encoding putative DNA repair protein (Tof1) (DNA topoisomerase I-interacting protein), with amino-acid sequence MNDEAVAFSQAVQVVDPDVRAHVYSLVTALGGFNGEDADRYVLGDDALACLRDIRRWLKLYDEKYHRMDVARCLGEANLVNGDLLPIFSLWWSTGQKSKYMSRIALACLELLVPLTWPLEVHGEMTVNHHRHFPYLQHAQVSYKRGLLSRGDLNFLRTIIRIGLPSMAVPRSERTTRDDGILKLMLYLLRNIVVIAPNARLAADGDEEETSRSATINAFQAQDVFALLLTMCSNVGDDFNMQDVILLEILFHLVKGVNVQKLFMDDAQRSAKHTDELDTLLKQESSLRREYAKNAPTRHGRFGTMIWVKRDDAKVSTVSGQDVLKDSQATLQKMDESKKWNRPQPRKTHEDSVLNNDFSTPAHLNSTASRNLRMFVEEFLDSGFNPLFTHVRKALEREADRVVPINSRQFFYTVAWFLDAERARRARQQEMHLQNGKPMKELERDGFGLVASVLDQETLVFLNRSMQISFDQKDWEDLNAEMRCFTQILLTVQEMTQSLLEEDQEIAENIQNRIFYEETTHDRVLAIMREYKGQGFGYLDACTELSHVFLRMLERYSKENVDMQVRSRRRSRRKNMETQVAAPEDNNEEHASDDEDIMEAERICRERKFDFKRFAAKFCNQKCVDTFVAFTKFFRELNSDQLKRAHRYFYRIAFKQEMSVLLFRVDILNLFYTMIKGPGAMDSSKPIFKEWEELVRQVIRRMIKKIDQRPALITELLFSKMNSTLFYLEYGHERQTLPSVRRAPAELEVNPSEATTQEDKIKIVIGALVMDGQADLVAWVSNVLGTAAEERESWEAYEDAQRDEAQGAPRAPNPMIAVLPHDDACKQAMYFNAKLRLLMTLVGFERLGMEDVVGASWVVPSSQGSKDLKGIKLTIDKCLEDPYTGDIEHDPRQMLRRKYKPDDKEHNRQTTLDVDFGSESEGEDVPDGPLFPPNPRSKANAPNDSKTRRKNREAVGEREPIDEDTLEARRKARQENTRARLAKIKSELFVHASDDESDEEADKEFFDLEEKRRKEQAARVRKALLTGVVDEIGRKANKKSERKRLSNSGKSDTQSKRQRRGRTTEALDEDDDIIMDGAVARSSDHATEDDENTSATSDEDDEFDFDDNLAFRRDRDLDRDPVLPSHAEDMQPTDTRELRDNDENAPVATLARRRLRAGFVIDSDSE; translated from the exons ATGAACGACGAAGCTGTGGCTTTTAGTCAGGCTGTTCAAGTTGTAGACCCTGATGTCCGCGCACACGTTTATAGTCTAGTCACTGCG TTAGGCGGATTTAACGGCGAAGATGCGGACCGATATGTACTTGGAGACGATGCACTGGCTTGCTTGCGTGACATTAGACGCTGGCTGAAATTGTACGACGAGAAGTATCACCGCATGGATGTTGCTCGGTGCCTTGGAGAAGCGAATTTGGTCAACGGAGACTTACTACCGATCTTTTCGCTATGGTGGAGTACTGGTCAAAAGAGTAAATATATGTCTAGGATCGCATTAGCGTGCT TGGAATTGCTAGTTCCGTTGACCTGGCCATTGGAAGTCCACGGCGAGATGACTGTCAACCATCACCGACACTTTCCATACTTGCAGCACGCTCAAGTCTCTTATAAGCGAGGTCTTCTGAGCCGTGGCGATCTCAACTTCCTTCGAACTATTATCCGAATTGGCCTTCCTAGCATGGCCGTTCCACGGTCTGAACGAACAACACGGGACGACGGTATACTCAAACTTATGCTCTATTTGTTACGAAATATCGTAGTGATCGCCCCAAATGCTCGTCTTGCGGcggatggtgatgaggaggagacgTCTAGATCTGCGACTATCAATGCCTTTCAGGCTCAAGACGTatttgcccttcttcttacTATGTGTTCCAACGTTGGCGATGACTTCAATATGCAAGATGTGATTCTTCTCGAGATACTCTTCCACCTGGTGAAGGGTGTCAATGTCCAAAAACTATTCATGGATGATGCCCAGCGAAGCGCAAAACACACAGATGAGCTAGATACCCTACTAAAGCAAGAGTCATCTCTGCGGCGGGAGTACGCCAAAAATGCACCCACTCGACACGGACGGTTCGGAACTATGATTTGGGTCAAACGTGATGATGCTAAGGTTTCTACTGTATCAGGGCAAGACGTTCTCAAAGATAGCCAGGCAACGCTCCAGAAAATGGATGAAAGCAAGAAGTGGAACAGGCCCCAGCCACGCAAAACACATGAAGACTCAGTTCTCAACAATGACTTTAGTACGCCAGCCCATCTTAATTCCACCGCATCAAGAAACCTGCGGATGtttgttgaagaattcctcGACTCTGGATTCAATCCTTTATTCACCCATGTTCGGAAAGCCTTGGAACGAGAAGCCGACCGTGTCGTACCTATCAATTCTCGTCAATTCTTCTACACCGTCGCCTGGTTTCTGGATGCCGAACGCGCACGCCGTGCGCGCCAGCAGGAGATGCATTTACAGAATGGAAAACCCATGAAAGAATTGGAACGGGATGGGTTTGGCCTTGTGGCTAGTGTACTTGACCAAGAAACTCTCGTATTTCTGAACCGATCTATGCAAATTAGTTTCGACCAAAAAGACTGGGAAGATCTAAATGCGGAAATGCGCTGCTTCACTCAAATCTTGCTAACTGTGCAAGAGATGACACAGTCTCTGCTTGAGGAGGACCAGGAAATTGCCGAGAACATTCAGAACCGTATATTCTACGAAGAAACAACTCATGACCGCGTGCTTGCTATCATGCGTGAGTACAAAGGTCAAGGATTCGGTTACCTGGATGCATGCACAGAGCTTTCGCATGTTTTCCTACGTATGCTGGAGCGATACTCTAAAGAGAATGTCGACATGCAAGTGCGATCTCGACGGCGATCTCGGCGCAAAAACATGGAAACTCAAGTAGCTGCACCCGAAGATAACAACGAAGAGCATGcatccgatgatgaggacaTCATGGAGGCCGAACGAATTTGTAGGGAGCGTAAGTTCGACTTCAAGCGCTTTGCTGCCAAGTTTTGCAACCAAAAGTGTGTTGACACTTTCGTTGCTTTCACGAAGTTCTTTAGGGAACTTAACTCGGACCAATTAAAACGTGCCCATCGCTATTTTTACAGGATCGCCTTCAAACAAGAAATGAGCGTCCTGTTGTTCCGCGTTGATATACTTAACCTTTTTTACACGATGATTAAAGGACCTGGCGCCATGGACTCAAGCAAACCAATCTTCAAGGAGTGGGAAGAGCTGGTCCGACAGGTCATCAGACGAATGATAAAGAAGATCGACCAGCGTCCTGCCCTTATTACTGAGTTACTCTTCAGCAAAATGAACTCGACATTATTCTACCTGGAATATGGCCATGAGAGACAAACCCTACCCTCGGTGAGAAGGGCGCCAGCTGAGCTTGAAGTCAATCCCAGTGAAGCAACAACGCAAGAGGACAAGATAAAAATTGTTATTGGTGCCCTGGTCATGGATGGGCAGGCCGATTTGGTTGCATGGGTTAGCAATGTTTTAGGCACTGCAGcggaagaaagagagtcaTGGGAGGCCTATGAGGATGCTCAGAGAGACGAGGCTCAGGGAGCACCCAGAGCCCCTAATCCGATGATTG CCGTCCTACCTCACGACGATGCATGTAAACAGGCGATGTACTTCAACGCTAAGCTGCGTCTTCTTATGACTTTAGTAGGATTTGAGCGACTGGGAATGGAAGATGTTGTCGGAGCTTCCTGGGTTGTGCCGTCCTCGCAGGGGTCAAAAGATCTAAAAGGCATTAAATTGACGATCGATAAATGTCTTGAAGATCCATACACGGGAGACATTGAGCATGATCCTCGTCAGATGCTTCGGCGCAAATACAAACCCGATGATAAGGAGCACAATCGCCAAACTACACTTGATGTTGACTTTGGATCTGAGTCAGAGGGTGAAGATGTCCCGGATGGGCCACTTTTCCCGCCAAACCCCCGGTCGAAAGCGAACGCGCCCAATGATTCGAAAACGCGGCGCAAGAATCGCGAAGCAGTTGGCGAGCGCGAGCCGATAGACGAAGATACTCTGGAAGCGCGTCGTAAGGCGCGCCAGGAGAACACAAGAGCCCGTCTAGCCAAGATAAAGAGTGAATTGTTCGTCCATGCCAGTGATGACGAATCCGACGAGGAGGCCGACAAGGAATTCTTTGATCTCGAGGAGAAACGGCGAAAAGAACAAGCTGCGCGAGTCAGAAAGGCATTGCTTACTGGCGTTGTAGACGAGATTGGCCGTAAAGCGAACAAAAAGAGCGAACGCAAGCGACTAAGCAACTCTGGGAAGTCTGACACGCAAAGTAAACGGCAACGGCGCGGCCGAACAACAGAAGCActcgacgaagatgatgacatTATCATGGATGGTGCTGTTGCTCGCTCGTCTGACCATGCAACTGAAGACGACGAAAATACTTCTGCCACGtcagatgaagacgatgagtTTGATTTCGACGACAATTTAGCCTTCCGTCGAGACCGGGATCTAGACAGGGACCCGGTACTGCCTAGCCACGCGGAAGACATGCAACCAACCGATACGCGTGAGCTAAGAGACAATGACGAAAACGCCCCGGTGGCTACATTGGCTCGAAGGCGATTGCGTGCCGGGTTTGTGATTGACAGCGACTCTGAATAG
- a CDS encoding uncharacterized protein (predicted protein), whose product MLRKLRHKYVRIVAREFAQGVAAFPTGQEIALLMQICLPSLKWLGFSDGRGVSIVVRWWNSYSAVITLHADAAHSSVINVVNRGLRAFVSHPQRGQWIFSHL is encoded by the exons ATGCTGAGAAAACTCAGACACAAATATGTCCGTATTGTAGCACGAGAATTTGCTCAGGGTGTCGCGGCATTTCCCACAGGTCAAGAGATTGCTCTTCTGATGCAGATCTGTCTGCCGTCCTTGAAGTGGCTCGGCTTCAGCGATGGCAGAGGTGTTTCAATTGTGGTGCGGTGGTGGAACTCATATTCGGCTGTGATCACATTACATGCAGATGCAGCGCACAGTTCTG TTATAAATGTGGTAAACCGTGGTCTTCGTGCATTTGTGTCACACCCGCAGAGAGGCCAGTGGATTTTTTCGCATTTGTGA